The Microcoleus sp. AS-A8 genome contains a region encoding:
- a CDS encoding peptidoglycan-binding protein, which produces METLAYLHVAAANEEPTDTDDTLAAIWKNPKLLTGLNSPQFSTRAAVPLLSLTVVLGILGLARQAFAMVKPGDRNSEVMALQQRLQRLGYFNGPTTGYYGPLTKQAVLRYQRARGLAADGVVGTSTRSALRGQRKQAVEKIEPSHPIWQIGDRDSKVREIQKILADSGYPSSTNGVFDQETQEAVRLFQQAEGLQVDGIVGKKTLTALSEKPESRNLENQSNPDEVKLNQSNPDEVKLNQSNPDELKLNQPKPDELKLNQPKPDELKLNQPKPDELKLNQSNPELKKSIRWESIEEPEAQAVDESTKSVWQIGDRGSKVSEIQKQLATAGFQNNANGVFDLKTQEAVRLFQQSKGLRVDGIVGEQTLTALSGKSKSQLQPEPEKTTPWYEDNSAPLNPFTR; this is translated from the coding sequence ATGGAAACGCTTGCTTACCTTCATGTGGCTGCCGCCAACGAAGAACCAACAGACACCGATGACACCTTGGCGGCGATCTGGAAGAACCCTAAACTTTTGACGGGTCTTAATTCACCCCAGTTCTCAACTCGTGCAGCCGTTCCTCTGCTGTCTCTAACGGTTGTACTCGGTATCTTAGGATTGGCAAGACAGGCGTTTGCCATGGTTAAACCCGGCGATCGCAACTCAGAAGTGATGGCTCTCCAACAGCGTTTGCAGAGGCTGGGCTACTTTAACGGCCCGACAACTGGCTATTATGGCCCACTGACCAAGCAAGCGGTTCTCAGATATCAGCGAGCCAGGGGGCTGGCAGCGGATGGTGTGGTCGGAACCAGCACTAGATCCGCCTTACGGGGACAACGAAAGCAAGCGGTAGAGAAGATTGAGCCTTCTCACCCGATTTGGCAAATCGGCGATCGCGACTCAAAAGTCCGTGAGATTCAGAAAATTTTGGCAGATTCCGGCTATCCGAGCAGTACCAACGGCGTTTTTGATCAGGAAACCCAAGAAGCGGTTCGTCTATTCCAGCAAGCCGAAGGACTCCAAGTGGATGGGATTGTTGGCAAGAAAACACTGACTGCCTTGTCAGAAAAGCCTGAATCCAGAAACCTGGAAAATCAGTCGAATCCTGATGAAGTGAAGCTGAATCAGTCCAATCCTGATGAAGTGAAGCTGAATCAGTCCAATCCTGATGAGTTGAAGCTCAATCAGCCCAAGCCTGATGAGTTGAAACTGAATCAACCCAAGCCTGATGAGTTGAAACTGAATCAACCCAAGCCTGATGAGTTGAAACTGAATCAGTCCAATCCTGAACTGAAAAAGAGTATCCGTTGGGAATCCATAGAGGAACCTGAGGCTCAAGCGGTAGACGAATCGACGAAGAGTGTTTGGCAAATCGGCGATCGCGGCTCCAAAGTCAGTGAGATTCAGAAACAGTTGGCAACCGCAGGTTTTCAGAATAATGCCAACGGCGTCTTCGATTTGAAAACCCAAGAAGCCGTCCGCCTATTCCAGCAATCGAAAGGACTCAGAGTCGATGGAATTGTGGGAGAGCAAACCCTAACAGCCTTGTCCGGGAAGTCTAAAAGCCAGTTACAGCCTGAACCGGAGAAAACAACCCCGTGGTATGAGGACAATTCTGCTCCTCTCAACCCCTTTACCCGGTAG
- a CDS encoding GlsB/YeaQ/YmgE family stress response membrane protein: MVINVIAWLVLGLIAGAIAKAIYPGHQGGGIFATIGLGVLGAMVGGWLGNLFLGTSAGATAGALSIPSIIFAIIGALVLLFLWGMFTRRAA; the protein is encoded by the coding sequence ATGGTAATTAATGTTATTGCTTGGCTCGTTTTAGGTCTGATTGCTGGTGCGATCGCCAAAGCCATCTATCCCGGTCACCAAGGCGGTGGAATCTTTGCAACGATTGGTTTAGGAGTTTTGGGTGCTATGGTTGGAGGCTGGCTGGGTAATCTCTTCTTGGGAACCAGTGCAGGAGCAACAGCAGGCGCTTTAAGTATTCCCAGTATTATCTTCGCCATTATTGGGGCCTTAGTTCTTCTCTTCCTGTGGGGCATGTTCACCAGACGGGCTGCGTAA
- a CDS encoding PAP/fibrillin family protein, with the protein MVSKTELLEAIAGKNRGLLATETDKIAILSTVSRLEDRNPTPRPVEATDLLEGNWRLLYTTSQELLNIDRFPLAQLGQIYQCVRTSGARIYNIAELPGFPYLEGLVSVCARFEPVNERRVNVKFERFIIGLQRLVGYQSPNSFIQQIESGKKFFPSLDFGIENREQRGWLDITYLDKDMRIGRGNEGSVFVLTKTS; encoded by the coding sequence ATGGTTAGTAAAACAGAACTACTAGAAGCGATCGCGGGCAAGAATCGCGGTCTGTTGGCGACCGAAACGGATAAAATAGCTATTCTTTCGACGGTTTCGCGATTGGAAGACCGCAACCCCACGCCTCGACCCGTTGAGGCGACTGACCTTCTAGAGGGGAACTGGCGTTTACTTTATACCACCAGTCAAGAGCTATTAAATATTGATCGATTTCCCTTGGCGCAACTGGGTCAAATCTACCAATGTGTTCGCACCTCAGGTGCCAGAATTTATAACATTGCCGAACTCCCTGGTTTCCCTTATCTCGAAGGCTTAGTCAGCGTTTGTGCGCGATTTGAGCCAGTGAACGAACGCCGAGTTAATGTCAAATTTGAACGGTTTATCATCGGTCTGCAACGCTTAGTTGGCTATCAGTCTCCGAATAGTTTTATCCAACAAATCGAATCAGGCAAAAAGTTTTTCCCATCTCTGGATTTTGGCATTGAGAACCGTGAGCAAAGAGGCTGGCTTGATATTACCTATCTCGACAAAGATATGCGAATTGGGCGAGGCAATGAAGGAAGTGTTTTTGTATTAACAAAAACATCATGA
- a CDS encoding DUF3134 domain-containing protein: MYNPSLREEPRDQLADVIPVKQETSLLDWLETNGRLVARDSDDASFLDNEEEISELMGAEDGGFDDDDDDLDDDLDDDL; this comes from the coding sequence ATGTACAATCCTTCTTTACGTGAAGAACCTCGAGATCAACTCGCTGATGTCATTCCTGTGAAGCAAGAAACTTCACTGTTGGATTGGCTAGAAACCAATGGTCGCCTAGTAGCGCGTGATAGTGACGATGCCTCTTTCCTTGATAATGAAGAGGAAATCTCCGAACTGATGGGAGCTGAGGATGGCGGCTTTGACGATGATGATGACGACTTGGATGACGACTTGGATGATGATCTCTAA
- a CDS encoding sterol desaturase family protein — MADHSFLYYCFIFFGAILARYFLIAGGTYLIFYSDLGKRFPKRGLRRSPPLWRSIQKDLELSVLSAVVFALCAALIISEHGWEVTRLYTDPHQYGLWYLGVSFVAVLILQDTYFYFMHRMFHHPLLLRWLHQGHHRSGDPTPWTSFAFDLPEALIQSLFFVSVIFVVPLHIITLVAVLMTMTVWSVLNHLGFELFPSSFPRHWLGRWFIGSTHHSIHHRKYTVHYGLYFTFWDKMLGTDDPNYENEFDSVLRR, encoded by the coding sequence TTGGCAGACCACTCATTTTTGTACTATTGCTTCATCTTTTTCGGGGCTATTCTTGCCCGCTACTTTCTCATCGCTGGGGGAACCTACTTGATCTTCTATTCGGATCTGGGGAAGCGCTTCCCCAAACGAGGGTTGCGTCGGTCGCCTCCCCTATGGAGATCGATCCAAAAGGATTTGGAATTATCCGTTCTTTCTGCGGTGGTTTTTGCGCTGTGCGCTGCATTGATAATCTCAGAACACGGTTGGGAAGTCACTCGCTTGTACACTGACCCACACCAGTATGGACTGTGGTATTTGGGGGTCAGCTTTGTGGCGGTGCTCATCCTCCAGGATACGTACTTTTATTTCATGCATCGGATGTTTCATCACCCCTTGCTCCTGAGATGGCTGCACCAGGGTCACCACCGTTCGGGAGATCCAACTCCGTGGACTTCCTTCGCGTTCGACCTACCGGAGGCGCTGATTCAATCGCTCTTCTTTGTCAGTGTAATTTTTGTTGTACCGCTCCATATCATCACCTTGGTTGCCGTACTCATGACGATGACGGTCTGGTCTGTGTTGAATCATCTGGGATTCGAGCTATTTCCCTCATCGTTTCCCCGCCACTGGCTGGGAAGGTGGTTCATCGGTTCGACGCATCACTCTATCCATCATCGCAAGTACACAGTACACTACGGACTTTATTTCACTTTCTGGGACAAGATGCTCGGTACTGACGACCCTAATTATGAGAATGAGTTTGACTCCGTTCTCAGACGGTAA
- a CDS encoding tetratricopeptide repeat protein produces MDLSLCMIVKNEEASLSQCLRSVQDVIDEMVILDTGSGDRTVEIAQEFGAKVYHFEWCNDFSAARNVALNHVQGKWVLVLDADEVLTPEIVPQIQQAIAFDHNLVINLVRKEVGASQSPYSLVSRLFRKHPQIRFSRPYHAMIDDSVQALLQQEPQWQVISLSTVAIEHSGYQPGAIAARDKYTKARQAMEGYLNQHPHDAYVCSKLGALYIQINEVSEGIKLLQRGLRAIPVEAPVLFELHYHLANAYTRLKQLESAVEHYQAAIQQPILLSLKLGAYNNLGNLLLGVGDLTHAKMAYETTLKIDPSFAAGHNNLGMTLKALGQLEGAIASYQKAIQLNPDYADAQQNLGVVLLKLGKVPESLAAFKRAIALHEAHNDLAEAQRLRQGLQEMGFQV; encoded by the coding sequence ATGGATCTGAGCCTGTGCATGATTGTCAAAAATGAGGAAGCGTCTTTGTCCCAATGCTTGAGGAGTGTCCAGGATGTTATCGATGAGATGGTAATCCTAGATACAGGTTCTGGTGATCGCACCGTTGAAATTGCCCAAGAATTCGGAGCTAAGGTGTATCACTTTGAGTGGTGCAACGATTTCTCTGCGGCTCGGAATGTGGCTCTCAACCATGTGCAGGGAAAGTGGGTGCTGGTGTTGGATGCGGATGAGGTACTGACGCCAGAAATTGTGCCTCAGATACAGCAGGCGATCGCGTTTGATCACAACCTGGTGATTAACCTGGTACGCAAAGAAGTGGGTGCTTCTCAATCTCCCTATTCCCTCGTTTCCCGGTTATTTCGCAAGCATCCCCAGATTCGCTTTTCTCGCCCCTATCACGCCATGATCGATGACAGCGTGCAAGCGTTGTTACAGCAGGAACCCCAATGGCAAGTTATTTCTTTGTCTACTGTGGCGATCGAACACTCTGGTTACCAACCGGGTGCGATCGCCGCACGGGATAAATACACCAAAGCGCGACAAGCAATGGAAGGATATCTTAACCAGCATCCCCATGACGCTTATGTATGCAGCAAATTGGGAGCGCTGTATATTCAGATCAATGAGGTCAGCGAAGGGATCAAACTCTTGCAACGGGGATTGCGGGCGATTCCAGTAGAGGCTCCGGTGTTATTTGAATTGCACTACCATCTCGCTAATGCTTACACGCGCTTAAAACAGCTTGAGTCCGCCGTAGAGCATTATCAAGCTGCCATCCAGCAACCGATTCTCCTCTCGTTGAAACTCGGAGCTTACAACAACTTGGGTAACTTGCTGTTAGGCGTGGGCGATTTAACCCATGCCAAAATGGCGTATGAAACCACATTGAAAATTGACCCCAGTTTTGCGGCAGGGCACAACAATCTAGGGATGACCCTAAAGGCACTAGGGCAGTTGGAGGGAGCGATCGCATCCTACCAGAAAGCGATTCAACTCAACCCTGACTATGCCGATGCTCAGCAAAACCTGGGAGTAGTGTTGCTGAAACTGGGTAAAGTACCAGAGAGTTTGGCGGCATTTAAGAGAGCGATCGCTCTGCACGAAGCACATAACGACTTGGCGGAAGCTCAACGCCTCCGCCAGGGACTACAAGAAATGGGCTTTCAGGTTTAA
- a CDS encoding sigma 54-interacting transcriptional regulator: protein MTFPDLVTWLKERTAFGILSEDVINAIAQVMEERVVPGNTRLVIEDTPVESLYILQQGRIESDRANQTSSAWAISWLPGAIIHLQELLFDQAAQRTVKTLSECHLWIIPAEQFQGLLSQYPEISQAFSPQLAAELAKLSSQLSYEQERQAILRAYLVSKAKRGIIGKSRYAVRLRQQIKKAAEDRKSALIFGEPGLEKDNIATLIHFGSAYRREPIIKVDCSTVQASGAELFGRAGGKPGLIEALQQGTLILNNIQELPPELMPTLANLLETGTYTPVEREQGNNREEPHPKSKIQNPKLQCQAHIVMISEKALPDIEHRVSHLIKVPPLRVRKADISDQMDYYISLWCRAKGSSKPRVTPEALRRLQAYDFPGNLRELQNLLERSLVQLGTAKELTEEIVWPSQSKKKQFRLNLLNAYPGLRRFLRSEWWPDRLNYGLTLWLFALIVMLGFVGPQNRQENFTLNLFWAWWWPLILVGFPFVGRLWCAVCPFMIYGEVTQKLSLRLWPRQLKRWPREAAEKWGGWFLFGLFTLIFLWEELWNLENTAYLSACLLLLITAGAMIFSAIFERRFWCRYLCPIGGMNGLFAKLSMTELRAQQGTCSAECTTYQCYKGGPQKGEGLETAGCPLYSHPAQLEENRDCVLCMTCLKACPHRSVEVNLRPPGIELWTTHNPRAYEVALLLLLLGGIFLHRLPEIQAELGLSLNLQDFWQHFGLSLAVLAIPATIPLIAYGGEQLFYRLIQALKSPIPNPKPKPFVELAYGYLPLVLAGNLAHYLRLGLSEGGRLLPVTLATFGLSGEGLPVFVAHPAVIAFLQGVTLIFGVLLTMFLTQKVACQPMRSLLAQHLASVILGVCLWAIIVGY from the coding sequence ATGACCTTCCCAGACTTGGTGACTTGGCTAAAAGAACGAACAGCTTTCGGTATTCTTTCCGAGGACGTGATCAATGCGATCGCGCAAGTGATGGAAGAGCGCGTAGTGCCCGGTAACACGCGCTTGGTGATCGAAGACACACCCGTTGAATCTCTCTACATTCTCCAACAAGGGCGTATTGAGAGCGACCGTGCTAACCAAACGAGTTCTGCTTGGGCTATAAGTTGGCTCCCAGGAGCCATTATTCATCTACAAGAATTACTATTTGACCAAGCGGCTCAAAGAACCGTCAAAACTCTCAGCGAATGTCACCTGTGGATAATCCCTGCCGAACAATTTCAGGGATTACTCAGCCAATACCCCGAAATTTCCCAAGCTTTTTCGCCCCAACTCGCCGCTGAACTCGCTAAACTGTCTTCTCAACTCAGTTACGAGCAAGAGCGTCAGGCTATCTTAAGAGCTTATTTAGTGAGTAAGGCAAAACGCGGAATTATCGGTAAAAGCCGCTATGCTGTGCGACTGCGGCAACAAATTAAAAAAGCAGCGGAAGACCGCAAATCAGCACTCATTTTCGGCGAACCTGGACTAGAAAAAGATAATATAGCCACTCTGATTCACTTTGGTTCCGCATACCGACGGGAACCTATTATTAAAGTCGATTGCAGCACCGTACAGGCAAGTGGTGCAGAATTGTTCGGGCGAGCGGGAGGTAAACCCGGATTAATTGAAGCCCTCCAACAAGGCACATTGATTCTGAACAATATTCAGGAATTACCCCCAGAATTAATGCCAACTCTCGCTAATTTGCTAGAAACCGGCACGTACACACCCGTTGAAAGAGAGCAGGGCAACAACCGGGAAGAACCCCATCCAAAATCTAAAATCCAAAATCCAAAATTGCAATGTCAGGCTCATATTGTCATGATTTCTGAAAAAGCTCTGCCAGACATTGAACATCGGGTGAGTCATTTAATTAAAGTTCCACCCCTGCGGGTACGGAAAGCGGATATCAGCGACCAGATGGATTACTACATTAGCCTCTGGTGTCGGGCGAAAGGGAGTTCTAAACCCCGTGTAACACCAGAAGCGCTGCGTCGATTACAGGCGTATGATTTTCCGGGCAACTTGAGGGAATTGCAAAACCTCCTAGAGCGATCGCTTGTACAATTGGGCACGGCTAAAGAACTCACTGAAGAAATTGTCTGGCCTTCTCAGAGTAAGAAGAAACAATTTCGCTTGAATCTGTTAAATGCTTATCCTGGATTGAGGCGATTTTTAAGGAGTGAGTGGTGGCCTGATCGCCTTAATTACGGCTTGACATTATGGTTGTTTGCCTTAATCGTGATGTTGGGATTCGTTGGCCCCCAAAATCGTCAAGAAAATTTTACGTTAAATTTATTCTGGGCGTGGTGGTGGCCTTTAATTTTGGTGGGCTTTCCCTTTGTGGGACGCCTTTGGTGTGCGGTTTGCCCCTTCATGATTTATGGAGAAGTGACCCAGAAACTTTCCCTCAGGTTATGGCCTCGTCAGTTAAAACGTTGGCCTAGAGAAGCCGCTGAAAAGTGGGGAGGCTGGTTTTTGTTTGGCCTGTTCACCTTAATTTTTTTGTGGGAAGAACTTTGGAATTTAGAAAATACGGCTTACCTCTCGGCTTGCTTGCTCCTGCTAATTACGGCTGGGGCGATGATTTTTTCTGCCATATTCGAGCGTCGATTTTGGTGTCGGTATCTCTGTCCTATTGGGGGAATGAATGGTTTATTTGCTAAGTTATCAATGACGGAACTACGAGCACAGCAAGGGACTTGTTCGGCGGAATGTACGACCTATCAATGTTACAAAGGCGGCCCCCAAAAAGGTGAAGGGTTGGAAACGGCGGGTTGTCCATTGTATTCTCACCCAGCTCAATTGGAAGAGAACCGGGACTGTGTGTTGTGTATGACTTGCCTCAAAGCTTGTCCTCATCGCTCCGTTGAGGTCAATTTGCGCCCTCCAGGAATTGAGCTTTGGACAACTCATAATCCCCGCGCTTATGAGGTGGCGCTACTCCTATTGTTGCTCGGTGGCATATTTCTGCATCGATTACCGGAGATACAGGCAGAATTAGGGTTGTCCCTAAATTTGCAGGATTTTTGGCAACATTTTGGTTTATCGCTGGCTGTGTTAGCCATTCCCGCCACTATCCCGTTAATTGCCTATGGGGGGGAGCAGTTATTTTACCGACTCATTCAAGCTCTAAAATCCCCCATACCCAATCCCAAACCTAAACCGTTTGTAGAGCTAGCCTATGGATACTTACCCTTAGTCCTCGCTGGTAACTTAGCTCACTATTTGCGCTTGGGTTTAAGTGAAGGTGGACGGCTGTTGCCCGTGACGTTGGCGACATTTGGCTTGAGTGGTGAAGGGTTGCCTGTGTTTGTGGCTCATCCGGCTGTGATCGCCTTTTTGCAGGGGGTGACGCTGATTTTTGGTGTACTTTTGACGATGTTTCTAACGCAAAAAGTTGCTTGTCAGCCGATGCGATCGCTCTTAGCGCAACATCTGGCATCTGTTATTCTCGGCGTCTGTCTTTGGGCAATTATTGTCGGTTACTAA
- a CDS encoding glutathione S-transferase family protein: MLELYQFELSQYSEKVRLILDYKGLAYRKIEVTPGVGQLEVFQLSGQRKLPVLKDGDTVISDSTAIAMYLDRKYPDRPLIPTDPKERGLCLLIEEWADESIGVKSRKVLYGAMSQSPTFRKSVLPNTTPDFLKTLVGAVPPEVLEILGTGVGAGPDAVKDARDALKQDLEALSLLLLDSPYLVGNQPSLADFAVAGVSLLLKFPEGPYLDLPENIKGKGIPGLADSSVYETFFNWRDRLYAAYRKPLTSTGTNGSAPTSIEID, translated from the coding sequence ATGCTGGAGTTGTACCAATTTGAGCTATCGCAATACTCTGAAAAAGTACGGCTCATCCTGGACTATAAAGGGCTAGCCTATCGAAAAATCGAAGTGACGCCAGGAGTAGGGCAGCTAGAAGTCTTCCAGCTATCTGGTCAACGGAAGCTACCCGTGCTTAAAGATGGGGATACTGTAATTAGTGATTCTACGGCGATCGCGATGTATTTGGATCGGAAGTATCCCGACAGGCCGCTCATTCCCACCGATCCCAAAGAACGGGGACTGTGTTTGCTCATCGAAGAGTGGGCGGATGAGTCTATTGGTGTTAAAAGTCGGAAGGTACTCTATGGCGCAATGAGCCAGAGTCCCACTTTCCGGAAATCGGTTTTGCCCAACACGACGCCTGACTTTCTCAAAACCTTAGTCGGTGCTGTCCCGCCGGAAGTACTTGAGATTTTGGGTACCGGTGTTGGGGCTGGCCCGGATGCGGTAAAAGATGCCAGAGATGCCCTAAAGCAAGACCTGGAAGCCCTGAGTCTGCTGCTTCTGGATAGTCCTTATCTGGTCGGAAACCAACCTAGCTTAGCTGATTTTGCTGTCGCGGGTGTCAGCCTGTTGCTCAAGTTTCCCGAAGGCCCTTACCTGGATTTGCCTGAAAACATCAAAGGTAAGGGAATTCCAGGTTTAGCCGATAGTAGCGTTTACGAAACCTTCTTTAACTGGCGCGATCGCCTCTATGCCGCTTATCGCAAGCCTCTGACTTCTACTGGAACAAACGGTTCTGCACCGACATCCATCGAGATTGATTAG
- a CDS encoding PD-(D/E)XK nuclease family protein has translation MLSSLTPLSQGQLNLLETCPRKFQHIYLEQLGTPVSPEQQERLLWGSRFHLLMQQRELGLPIESLVEEDTQLRHWVTALVNTATDVLTPVPQTFRESEHCRTLNFRGYLLTVIYDLLIEDEANAQILDWKTYPLPKKKTWLTKDWQTRLYLYVLAETSDYTPEKISMTYWFVKSQPQPQSLKFTYSNAQHEKTRQELTRLLNKLAHWMENYCEKGILFPLVSEEKGHCNDCNFAIRCQRTSESILSDRSDLLPNLAEIKEVSI, from the coding sequence ATGCTATCCTCCCTCACGCCTCTTTCCCAAGGACAACTCAACCTACTCGAAACCTGCCCCCGAAAGTTTCAACACATATACTTAGAGCAGTTAGGAACACCCGTTTCCCCAGAGCAACAAGAGCGACTCCTTTGGGGAAGCCGCTTTCACCTCTTGATGCAACAACGAGAACTAGGATTGCCGATAGAATCGCTGGTTGAGGAAGATACTCAACTGCGACATTGGGTTACTGCCTTGGTAAATACAGCAACCGATGTTTTGACACCTGTTCCTCAAACTTTTCGCGAATCTGAACATTGCCGCACACTAAATTTCCGAGGATATTTACTCACTGTTATCTACGACTTATTAATTGAAGACGAGGCAAATGCTCAAATTCTCGACTGGAAAACCTATCCTCTCCCCAAAAAGAAAACCTGGCTAACCAAAGATTGGCAAACGCGATTGTATCTGTATGTGTTGGCAGAAACCAGCGATTATACTCCTGAAAAAATTTCGATGACTTACTGGTTTGTCAAGTCCCAACCGCAGCCGCAAAGCCTTAAATTTACCTATAGCAATGCACAACATGAAAAGACTCGTCAAGAATTAACTCGCTTGTTGAATAAACTCGCTCACTGGATGGAAAACTACTGTGAAAAGGGGATTCTCTTTCCTCTGGTGTCCGAAGAAAAAGGACATTGTAACGATTGTAACTTTGCCATTCGCTGTCAGCGGACATCGGAAAGTATATTGAGCGATCGCAGCGATTTGCTCCCTAATTTAGCTGAAATTAAAGAAGTGTCTATTTGA
- a CDS encoding GlsB/YeaQ/YmgE family stress response membrane protein → MTGILAWIILGLIAGAIARAIYPGPQGGGIFATIGLGILGALVGGWLGTVLLPGSGAAAASVGALTLPSIIFAVLGAIVVIFIWGLLTRRAL, encoded by the coding sequence ATGACAGGTATTCTTGCGTGGATCATTTTGGGTCTGATTGCTGGTGCGATCGCCAGAGCCATCTATCCCGGTCCTCAAGGTGGTGGAATCTTTGCCACGATTGGTTTAGGCATCCTGGGTGCGTTAGTCGGAGGATGGTTGGGTACCGTGTTACTCCCAGGTTCGGGGGCGGCAGCAGCATCAGTAGGAGCTTTGACGTTACCGAGCATTATTTTTGCAGTCCTTGGTGCGATCGTGGTGATCTTCATTTGGGGTTTATTGACCAGACGCGCTCTCTAA
- the ftsH4 gene encoding ATP-dependent zinc metalloprotease FtsH4, which produces MSIKDKPQLPRSRQIANILFLVAGLFLVANLFLPAFLGPQTQRVPYSIFIDQVQDGKVAQAYVGQDQIRYQLKGEGDQPGQVLSTTPIFDLDLPKRLEDKGVQFAAAPPAKGNWFTTLLGWVIPPLIFVGILQFFAGRFGGGGPQGALSFTKSKAKVYVEGESTKTTFADVAGVEEAKTELVEIVDFLKTPQRFTNIGARIPKGVLLVGPPGTGKTLMAKAVAGEAGVPFFSISGSEFVELFVGAGAARVRDLFEEAKKKAPCIVFIDELDAIGKSRASGGLMGGNDEREQTLNQLLTEMDGFAASNTTVIVLAATNRPESLDPALLRPGRFDRQVLVDRPDLSGREAILNIYAGKVKLGDDIDLHTLAARTPGFAGADLANLVNEAALLAARGRRETVAQADFNEAIERVVAGLEKKSRVLNEKEKKIVAYHEVGHALVGALLPGGSKVAKISIVPRGMAALGYTLQVPTEDRFLMDEGELRGQIATLLGGRSAEEVVFGNITTGAANDLQRATDLAERMVTTYGMSKVLGPLAYEKGQQNNFLGDGAMMNPRRMVSDETAKAIDEEVKEIVERAHQQALDILNNNRDLLEKIAQRILDVEVIEGEELQNLLSQVRSLEKVPATV; this is translated from the coding sequence ATGAGTATTAAAGATAAACCTCAACTCCCTCGCAGTCGGCAGATTGCCAATATTCTCTTCTTAGTGGCCGGTTTGTTCTTAGTGGCAAACTTATTTTTGCCTGCATTTTTGGGACCACAGACTCAGCGAGTCCCCTACAGCATATTTATTGACCAAGTGCAAGATGGCAAAGTGGCGCAGGCTTACGTCGGGCAAGACCAGATTCGCTACCAGCTAAAAGGGGAAGGCGACCAACCCGGACAAGTCCTCTCTACCACCCCCATCTTCGATCTAGATTTGCCCAAACGGCTAGAAGATAAAGGAGTTCAGTTCGCGGCTGCCCCACCGGCGAAGGGGAACTGGTTTACCACACTCTTGGGTTGGGTGATTCCTCCCCTGATTTTTGTGGGTATTTTGCAGTTCTTTGCAGGACGCTTTGGTGGCGGTGGCCCACAAGGTGCGCTCTCCTTTACCAAGAGCAAGGCTAAAGTTTATGTAGAAGGCGAATCGACTAAAACCACCTTTGCCGATGTGGCTGGGGTGGAAGAAGCGAAGACTGAATTAGTAGAAATTGTTGATTTTCTGAAAACTCCGCAGCGGTTTACTAATATTGGTGCTCGTATTCCCAAAGGCGTGCTGCTAGTTGGCCCTCCAGGAACCGGTAAAACGCTCATGGCTAAGGCGGTAGCGGGAGAAGCGGGTGTACCCTTCTTCAGTATCTCTGGTTCCGAATTTGTGGAACTGTTTGTCGGTGCAGGTGCGGCGCGAGTACGCGATTTGTTTGAAGAAGCTAAAAAGAAAGCACCTTGCATTGTGTTCATTGATGAATTGGATGCGATTGGCAAGTCTCGCGCCAGTGGTGGATTGATGGGGGGTAACGATGAGCGGGAGCAAACGCTCAACCAGTTGCTGACGGAGATGGATGGTTTTGCGGCAAGTAATACCACAGTAATTGTGCTAGCGGCGACCAACCGTCCTGAATCCTTAGACCCTGCTTTGTTACGTCCGGGACGCTTTGATCGTCAGGTATTAGTGGATCGCCCTGACTTATCGGGACGGGAAGCGATTTTAAATATCTACGCTGGGAAGGTGAAGCTGGGTGATGATATAGACTTACATACGCTCGCCGCTCGTACCCCTGGTTTTGCCGGTGCAGATTTGGCGAATTTGGTCAATGAAGCTGCGCTGTTAGCCGCACGCGGCAGGCGTGAAACCGTTGCTCAGGCGGATTTTAACGAAGCGATCGAGCGAGTTGTGGCCGGTTTAGAGAAGAAAAGCCGCGTCCTCAATGAAAAAGAGAAAAAGATTGTCGCTTACCACGAAGTGGGTCACGCTCTAGTGGGTGCGCTGCTGCCAGGAGGGAGTAAGGTGGCGAAAATTTCCATCGTGCCTCGTGGGATGGCAGCGCTTGGTTACACCTTACAAGTACCCACGGAAGACCGCTTTTTGATGGATGAAGGCGAACTTCGGGGTCAGATTGCGACGCTTTTGGGTGGACGTTCCGCCGAAGAGGTTGTCTTTGGGAACATTACGACAGGTGCGGCCAATGACTTGCAGCGAGCCACCGACTTAGCAGAACGGATGGTCACCACCTACGGCATGAGCAAGGTACTCGGCCCCCTTGCTTACGAGAAGGGTCAGCAGAATAACTTCTTAGGGGATGGCGCAATGATGAATCCCCGCCGCATGGTGAGTGATGAAACCGCAAAAGCGATCGATGAAGAAGTTAAGGAGATTGTGGAAAGGGCACATCAGCAAGCCTTAGATATTCTCAACAACAATCGAGATTTGCTGGAAAAAATTGCACAGAGAATCTTAGATGTTGAGGTCATCGAAGGTGAGGAATTACAAAATCTCCTCAGCCAAGTCCGATCTCTAGAAAAGGTACCTGCGACTGTTTAA